The nucleotide sequence ATCTGTGCGGCACCAAGGTGGTGGTAACAAGCAGAGATATCGGATTGTGGATTTTCTGCAAGACAAGCTTGGTGTGCCAGGACGCGTAGCGGCGATTGAAAAAGATCCAAACAGAAAAGCTTTTATCGCATTGGTAAATTATGCTGACGGTGAGAAAAGATATATCTTAGCCACGGAAGGGATGCGCGCCGGACAAGAAGTGCTTTCGGCCGAGAATGCTCCTGTGAAACTGGGCAATCGCGCTAAGGTCAAAAACATTCCGATCGGAACCACAATTTGCAATTTGGAACTATTCCCAGGACGTGGTGGACAGATTGTTCGTAGCGCAGGAAGCTCAGCTAGTCTGACCGCTGTCGATGAAAAAACTGCTCAGATCAAGATGCCTTCGGGAGAAATCAGACTTGTGAGCAATGAGTGCTATGCCACAATTGGACAAGCGAGTAATTTTGAAAGCAATTCGATCAATCTGGGAAAAGCTGGAAAGAGCCGTTGGCTCAATATTCGTCCAGCTGTTCGTGGGTCAGCCATGAATCCAGTTGACCATCCACACGGAGGAGGCGAGGGACGTCAGGGAATCGGTCTTAAACATCCGAAAACTCCATGGGGTAAACCGGCACTCGGCAAGAAGACCAGAAAGAAGAAGAAATATAGCAATAAGTTTATAATCAAAAGGAGAGTTAAG is from Parcubacteria group bacterium and encodes:
- the rplB gene encoding 50S ribosomal protein L2 is translated as MAIKIYKKNTAGRRNMSVVKVDYVSKKKPEKALLSKQGKLAGRSHGKISVRHQGGGNKQRYRIVDFLQDKLGVPGRVAAIEKDPNRKAFIALVNYADGEKRYILATEGMRAGQEVLSAENAPVKLGNRAKVKNIPIGTTICNLELFPGRGGQIVRSAGSSASLTAVDEKTAQIKMPSGEIRLVSNECYATIGQASNFESNSINLGKAGKSRWLNIRPAVRGSAMNPVDHPHGGGEGRQGIGLKHPKTPWGKPALGKKTRKKKKYSNKFIIKRRVKRK